The Rhodococcus triatomae genome includes a window with the following:
- a CDS encoding TetR/AcrR family transcriptional regulator: MSTSSGSYHHGDLPGALLRAAMELLEEDAASDLSLRAVARRAGVSTAAPYRHFADRTALVSAIAAVGYRELAEHLVKACPDPVTADDLATIAVAYVQFALTRPGLFRVMFAEPCDPTSPERTAAAEAITAYLESIVAKALPASDPQAMATATWALVHGLAFLHLDGKFDATRPEEVEQRVRAAVGAVLAMSDRQG, encoded by the coding sequence ATGTCAACTTCGTCCGGGTCGTACCACCACGGTGACCTCCCCGGCGCGCTGCTGCGAGCGGCCATGGAACTGCTCGAGGAGGACGCCGCGAGCGACCTGTCGCTGCGCGCCGTCGCCCGCCGCGCCGGCGTCTCCACCGCAGCGCCGTACCGCCATTTCGCCGATCGCACGGCCCTCGTGTCCGCCATCGCCGCAGTGGGATACCGAGAACTGGCCGAGCACCTGGTCAAGGCCTGCCCCGACCCGGTGACCGCCGACGACCTCGCGACCATTGCCGTGGCCTACGTGCAGTTCGCCCTCACCAGGCCGGGACTCTTCCGGGTGATGTTCGCCGAGCCGTGTGACCCGACCAGCCCGGAGCGCACGGCCGCGGCCGAGGCGATCACCGCCTACCTCGAGTCGATCGTGGCGAAGGCCCTCCCGGCATCGGACCCACAGGCCATGGCCACTGCCACGTGGGCACTCGTGCACGGCCTGGCCTTTCTCCACCTCGACGGCAAGTTCGACGCCACCCGCCCCGAGGAGGTCGAGCAGCGTGTCCGCGCGGCCGTCGGCGCAGTGCTCGCGATGTCCGACCGCCAGGGGTAG
- a CDS encoding NADH:flavin oxidoreductase/NADH oxidase family protein produces the protein MTRGSTPAELFSPLRLKSGQVLRNRIAKAAMEEGMAGTAQLPDERLVELYRRWGTGGAGLLVTGNVMVHAEALTGPGGIVLDADAPLEPFAAWAAAGKAAGASMWMQISHPGRQVQANMPGVVWGPSDVAVDVGKHSKRFGRPVAMTTEQIRETIARFATTAQRAEQAGFDGVEVHAAHGYLLSQFLSPLVNTRSDEWGGSLENRARLLLEVVRAVRAAVSPGFAVAVKLNSADFQRGGFAADDAAAVIALLEPWGVDLVEVSGGSYESPAMSGRPADGRTAAREAYFLELAAELAEASATPLMLTGGISRRDTADRVLADNVAVVGIGTALSVTPDLPARWREGRGAAGTLRPVTWSDKPLASLAGMAMVRHQMRRMAAGKDPALGVRPLVALAVDQWVQRGALRRYSRWLTSRRSRAAAAPSVATA, from the coding sequence ATGACACGCGGTTCGACACCGGCCGAGCTGTTCTCACCCCTCCGGCTGAAGTCCGGCCAGGTACTGCGCAACCGGATCGCGAAGGCGGCCATGGAGGAGGGGATGGCAGGCACGGCGCAACTGCCCGACGAGCGCCTGGTCGAGCTGTACCGGCGATGGGGCACGGGCGGTGCGGGCCTGCTCGTCACCGGAAACGTCATGGTGCATGCCGAGGCGCTGACCGGCCCGGGCGGCATCGTGCTCGATGCCGACGCTCCGCTCGAGCCGTTCGCGGCGTGGGCTGCGGCGGGCAAGGCGGCCGGTGCGTCGATGTGGATGCAGATCAGCCATCCCGGCCGGCAGGTCCAGGCGAACATGCCCGGCGTGGTGTGGGGTCCGTCGGACGTCGCCGTCGACGTCGGCAAGCACTCCAAGCGCTTCGGCCGGCCGGTGGCGATGACGACCGAACAGATCCGGGAGACGATCGCCCGCTTCGCCACGACTGCGCAGCGCGCCGAGCAGGCCGGCTTCGACGGTGTCGAGGTCCACGCGGCACACGGCTACCTGCTGTCACAGTTCCTGTCTCCGTTGGTCAATACTCGCAGCGACGAATGGGGCGGCTCGCTCGAGAACCGGGCCCGCCTGCTGCTCGAGGTCGTCCGCGCCGTCCGTGCCGCGGTGTCGCCGGGCTTCGCCGTCGCGGTGAAGCTGAACTCCGCCGACTTCCAGCGGGGCGGGTTCGCCGCCGACGACGCCGCCGCGGTGATCGCCCTCCTCGAACCGTGGGGGGTGGACCTGGTGGAGGTGTCCGGGGGCAGCTACGAGAGTCCTGCCATGTCCGGGCGTCCCGCCGACGGGCGTACCGCGGCCCGCGAGGCGTACTTCCTCGAACTCGCTGCCGAACTGGCGGAGGCCTCCGCGACTCCGCTCATGCTGACCGGTGGGATCTCCCGTCGGGACACGGCCGATCGCGTGCTCGCCGACAACGTGGCCGTGGTCGGCATCGGCACCGCGCTGTCGGTCACCCCGGACCTGCCCGCGCGCTGGCGTGAGGGCCGCGGGGCGGCCGGGACGTTGCGCCCGGTGACCTGGTCGGACAAGCCACTGGCCTCGCTCGCCGGCATGGCGATGGTGCGGCACCAGATGCGCCGGATGGCCGCGGGGAAGGATCCCGCGCTCGGCGTCCGGCCACTGGTCGCCCTCGCCGTGGATCAGTGGGTGCAGCGTGGCGCGCTCCGGCGGTACTCCCGCTGGCTCACGTCGAGGCGCTCGCGTGCGGCTGCTGCCCCGAGTGTGGCCACCGCCTGA
- a CDS encoding type 1 glutamine amidotransferase domain-containing protein — protein sequence MTKVLFVITAADRWTLADGEVHPSGYWAEEVAVPHRNFSEAGWDITIATPGGTPPTLDRLSLGISGGLPWNRRKVEHYLESIADELATPVSLDTVDQADYDVVFYPGGHGPMEDLAYDETSGALLTARLASGRPLALLCHAPAAILAATAADGTSPFAGYRMTGLSNREELLNRFARKAPWLLEDRLKEAGVDYSKGTLPLRPHIVVDRNLYTGQNPQSSDRLSERIIADVGAKA from the coding sequence ATGACGAAGGTCCTGTTCGTGATCACGGCAGCCGACCGGTGGACCCTCGCCGACGGTGAGGTGCATCCCTCCGGATACTGGGCCGAGGAGGTGGCGGTGCCCCACCGCAACTTCTCCGAGGCCGGATGGGACATCACGATCGCCACTCCGGGAGGCACGCCGCCCACCCTCGACCGGCTCAGTCTGGGGATCTCCGGCGGACTGCCGTGGAATCGCAGGAAGGTCGAGCACTACCTCGAGTCCATCGCCGACGAGCTCGCCACTCCGGTGTCGCTCGACACCGTCGACCAGGCCGACTACGACGTGGTGTTCTATCCCGGCGGCCACGGCCCGATGGAAGACCTCGCGTACGACGAGACGTCCGGTGCGCTGCTGACCGCGCGTCTGGCGTCGGGCAGGCCGCTCGCGCTGCTCTGCCACGCCCCGGCGGCGATCCTCGCCGCGACCGCTGCCGACGGCACGTCCCCGTTCGCCGGGTACCGGATGACGGGGTTGTCCAATCGGGAGGAACTCCTCAACCGGTTCGCGCGTAAGGCTCCCTGGCTGCTGGAGGACAGGCTGAAGGAGGCTGGGGTCGACTACTCGAAGGGCACGTTGCCGCTCCGTCCGCACATCGTGGTGGACAGGAACCTCTACACGGGGCAGAACCCGCAGTCCTCCGACCGGTTGTCCGAGCGGATCATCGCGGACGTCGGCGCGAAGGCCTGA
- a CDS encoding nuclear transport factor 2 family protein — MQITRNSPGRAVPSVARALDALLNDRDTPLAEIVDRHFTPDYRQRTDGSWDDRAGFVRHIEHLRSLVRRASVTVLDELVDGDTYAERHVVEVDKVDGSRAAHEVYVFAQITADGRFSRLEEATVLLAGSGRDAELGRAR; from the coding sequence GTGCAAATAACACGCAATTCGCCGGGTCGGGCCGTGCCGTCCGTCGCCCGCGCCCTCGATGCCCTGCTCAACGACCGCGATACTCCGCTGGCGGAAATCGTCGATCGCCACTTCACCCCGGACTACCGCCAGCGCACCGACGGCAGTTGGGACGATCGCGCCGGATTCGTCCGGCACATCGAACACCTGAGATCACTGGTCCGCCGGGCGTCGGTGACGGTCCTCGACGAACTCGTCGACGGCGACACCTACGCGGAGCGGCACGTCGTGGAAGTCGACAAGGTCGACGGCAGCCGCGCCGCACACGAGGTGTACGTGTTCGCGCAGATCACCGCGGACGGGCGGTTCTCCCGGCTCGAGGAAGCCACCGTCCTGCTCGCCGGCAGCGGGCGCGACGCCGAACTCGGCCGGGCGCGCTGA
- a CDS encoding MarR family winged helix-turn-helix transcriptional regulator, protein MADTSSRNSSRRIAEALGRVVRRRVRAPLYADLTANLDAAVNPATYPVVSAIDRLGPSSAAALADEVGLDRSVVSRRAATLVAAGLLASGPDPADARAVLLDLTDRGREAVVTMRERLDRAVDAATDEWTDEEVETFARLFTRFVDGLGR, encoded by the coding sequence GTGGCAGACACCTCGTCCCGGAACAGTTCCCGCCGCATCGCCGAGGCGCTCGGCCGCGTCGTGCGCAGGCGCGTCCGTGCGCCGCTGTACGCGGATCTGACCGCGAACCTGGATGCCGCCGTCAACCCGGCCACCTATCCGGTGGTGAGCGCGATCGATCGCCTCGGTCCCTCGAGTGCCGCGGCACTCGCCGACGAGGTGGGGCTGGACCGGTCGGTGGTGAGCCGCCGTGCGGCGACCCTGGTGGCGGCCGGTCTGCTCGCCTCGGGCCCCGACCCGGCCGATGCCCGGGCCGTGCTCCTGGACCTGACGGACCGTGGGCGCGAGGCCGTGGTCACCATGCGGGAACGGCTCGACCGTGCTGTCGACGCGGCCACGGACGAGTGGACCGACGAGGAGGTGGAGACGTTCGCGCGGCTGTTCACCAGGTTCGTCGACGGCCTCGGCCGGTAG
- a CDS encoding metal-sensitive transcriptional regulator → MTSPTTPAEPAPASDAVTHDHEHAGHGYISAKDDYLKRLRRIEGQARGLQRMVEDEKYCIDILTQVSAMTKALQAVAMGLLEDHISHCVVDAAVAGGPEAEAKIKEATDAIARLVRS, encoded by the coding sequence ATGACGTCGCCGACCACGCCCGCCGAGCCCGCCCCCGCGTCCGACGCCGTCACCCACGATCACGAGCACGCCGGGCACGGCTACATCAGCGCCAAGGACGACTACCTCAAGCGGCTCCGTCGCATCGAGGGCCAGGCCCGCGGCCTGCAACGGATGGTCGAGGACGAGAAGTACTGCATCGACATCCTCACGCAGGTCTCCGCGATGACCAAAGCCCTGCAGGCCGTGGCGATGGGGCTGCTCGAGGACCACATCAGCCACTGCGTGGTCGACGCCGCCGTCGCCGGTGGCCCCGAGGCCGAGGCGAAGATCAAGGAAGCGACGGACGCCATCGCGCGCCTGGTGCGTTCCTGA
- a CDS encoding heavy metal translocating P-type ATPase, which translates to MPRGGHVELEIEGMTCASCANRIERKLNKIDGVSATVNYATEKARVDIDDGVATDTLLEAVENAGYSARLPRRADAPAAQDDTQDDPTDALRLRLIISAVLSVPVIAMAMVPALQFTNWQWLSLTLAAPVVVWGAWPFHRAAWTNLKHATATMDTLISMGTLAALGWSVYALFWGTAGTPGMTHAFEFSVARTDGAANIYLEAAAGVTTFILAGRYFEARSKRRAGAALRALLELGAKDVAVLRDGVEIRIPTGELAVGDRFVVRPGEKVATDGTVVEGASAVDASMLTGESVPVEVGPDDRVVGATVNVGGRIVVRADRIGSDTQLAQMAQLVEDAQTGKAQAQRLADRISGVFVPIVIALAAATLGFWLGTGGSVSVAFTAAVAVLIIACPCALGLATPMALMVGTGRGAQLGILIKGAEVLESTRRVDTVVLDKTGTVTTGVMTLQDVIAADDEDHGDALRLAGALEDASEHPIARAIAEAAREKFGSLPATERFANVAGLGVEGVVDGRDVVVGRTRLLADRGQYLTPELERAARAAEEQGRTPVVIGWDGKARAVLVVADAVKPTSAEAVAQLRGLGLTPIMLTGDNAAAARAIATEVGIDEVIAEVLPEGKVDVITRLQSEGKVVAMIGDGVNDAAALAQADLGLAMGTGTDVAIEASDLTLVRGDLRAAVDAIRLARKTLSTIKGNLFWAFAYNVAALPLAAAGLLNPMLAGAAMAFSSVFVVSNSLRLRRFRSVAQ; encoded by the coding sequence GTGCGCGAACCGTATCGAGCGCAAGCTCAACAAGATCGACGGCGTGAGTGCCACCGTCAACTACGCGACGGAGAAGGCCCGCGTCGACATCGACGACGGGGTCGCGACGGACACCCTGCTCGAGGCGGTTGAGAACGCCGGCTATTCCGCGCGCCTTCCACGCCGCGCGGACGCACCCGCAGCGCAGGACGATACGCAGGACGACCCCACCGACGCCCTGCGGCTGCGGCTGATCATCTCGGCGGTACTCAGCGTCCCGGTGATCGCGATGGCCATGGTCCCGGCGCTGCAGTTCACCAACTGGCAGTGGCTGTCCCTGACACTCGCGGCCCCCGTGGTGGTGTGGGGCGCCTGGCCGTTCCACCGCGCGGCCTGGACCAACCTGAAACACGCCACCGCCACCATGGACACCCTCATCTCCATGGGAACCCTTGCCGCACTGGGGTGGTCGGTGTACGCGCTGTTCTGGGGCACCGCGGGCACACCGGGCATGACGCACGCCTTCGAGTTCTCGGTGGCCCGCACCGACGGCGCCGCGAACATCTACCTCGAGGCCGCCGCCGGGGTGACGACGTTCATCCTCGCCGGCCGCTACTTCGAGGCACGATCCAAGCGGCGCGCCGGGGCGGCCCTGCGCGCACTCCTCGAACTGGGCGCGAAGGATGTCGCGGTGCTCCGCGACGGCGTCGAGATCCGGATTCCCACTGGGGAACTCGCGGTGGGGGACCGCTTCGTCGTCCGGCCCGGCGAAAAGGTCGCCACCGACGGCACGGTCGTCGAGGGCGCCTCGGCCGTGGACGCGTCGATGCTCACGGGCGAGTCGGTGCCGGTCGAAGTCGGCCCGGACGACCGGGTGGTCGGGGCGACGGTGAACGTGGGTGGCCGCATCGTGGTGCGGGCGGACCGTATCGGATCCGACACCCAGCTCGCCCAGATGGCGCAGCTCGTCGAGGACGCCCAGACCGGTAAGGCACAGGCGCAACGCCTGGCGGACCGGATCTCCGGCGTCTTCGTACCGATCGTCATCGCGCTCGCCGCCGCCACCCTCGGGTTCTGGCTCGGCACGGGCGGCTCCGTCTCCGTCGCATTCACCGCGGCGGTCGCAGTCCTCATCATCGCCTGCCCCTGCGCGCTGGGCCTGGCAACGCCGATGGCACTCATGGTCGGCACCGGCCGCGGCGCCCAACTCGGCATCCTCATCAAGGGGGCCGAGGTGCTCGAGTCGACCCGGCGCGTGGACACCGTGGTCCTGGACAAGACCGGTACCGTCACCACCGGGGTCATGACCCTGCAGGACGTGATCGCCGCCGACGACGAGGACCACGGGGACGCGCTGCGCCTGGCCGGAGCGCTCGAGGACGCCTCCGAGCATCCGATCGCCCGCGCGATTGCCGAGGCTGCCCGAGAGAAGTTCGGTTCCCTGCCCGCGACCGAGCGGTTCGCGAACGTGGCGGGGCTCGGTGTCGAGGGTGTCGTCGACGGCCGCGACGTCGTGGTGGGCCGCACCCGCCTGCTGGCGGATCGGGGCCAGTACCTGACCCCGGAGCTCGAGCGCGCCGCCCGGGCCGCCGAGGAGCAGGGCAGGACTCCGGTCGTGATCGGCTGGGACGGGAAGGCGCGGGCGGTGCTGGTCGTCGCCGACGCCGTCAAACCGACCTCGGCGGAGGCCGTGGCGCAGCTGCGCGGCCTGGGCCTGACTCCGATCATGCTCACCGGCGACAACGCGGCGGCGGCTCGCGCCATCGCGACCGAGGTCGGCATCGACGAGGTGATCGCCGAGGTCCTGCCCGAGGGCAAGGTCGACGTGATCACCCGGCTGCAGTCCGAGGGCAAGGTCGTGGCCATGATCGGCGACGGGGTCAACGACGCCGCGGCGCTCGCGCAGGCGGACCTCGGACTGGCGATGGGCACCGGGACGGACGTGGCGATCGAGGCGAGCGACCTGACCCTCGTCCGCGGCGACCTGAGGGCCGCGGTCGATGCGATCCGGCTCGCCCGTAAGACGCTGTCGACCATCAAGGGCAATCTGTTCTGGGCGTTCGCCTACAACGTGGCGGCGCTGCCACTGGCTGCGGCCGGTCTGCTCAACCCGATGCTCGCGGGTGCCGCGATGGCGTTCTCGTCGGTGTTCGTGGTGAGCAACAGCCTGCGGCTGCGCCGGTTCCGGTCCGTGGCGCAGTGA